The genomic DNA GAGACGCTGGGGTGGAACCACGCGGTCAGCCCGAGCGACCGGACGCGGTCCCGGTACCACCACGACAGGTCGTCGGTGGTGGTGACGCCGGGCGTGATCGCGGCCCCGGACAGCCCCTCGTGCAGGATGCCCCGCGCCAGGCGGACGATGGTGGGGTACGTCGCCAGCTCGGCCTCGGTACGGGTCTCCAGCCAGCCGACGGCGAGACGTTCGGCGGACACCAGCCGGTCGCGGTACGTCTCGGGAAGCGCGGCCCACAGTGCCTCGTACTCGGTGCTGGACAGCCCGTCGGCCGTCGCGAAGGTTTCGGACCGGTCGACGCCGATGCGCTGCGGATCGCGCTCGGCCACGATCTCGGCGACGCGCGCCCACTGGTCCGGCTGCGTCTCGGGGTCCCAGGCCCGTGGGAACGGCCCCACGTCGTAGCGGGCGACCGCCAGGCGCTCTACCGTGTCGCCATCGTCCCAGAACACGAGCGTGGTCCGGCGACGCGCGGCGAGCCAGGTCGCGGGCAGCATCGTCTCGATGACCGGGTCCTCGTCGTACTCGCGCGCCGACACGATCCACAGGTCGATGCCCTCGCGCCGCATCAGCGCCGGGACGACGGTCTCCAGGCGGTCCGCCAGCCACCGGTCCTGGACCTCCGCGCGCTCGCGCATCGGCAGCACCTCGGGCAGCGAGATCTGGGCCTGGACGGCCGAGGCGGACAGGACGAGGGCGAGGAGGACGAGGCGCATGGTCGGCGGGAAAAGCGGTGCGAGACGGTCCGGCCGTCGGCTACGGCCTCGGGCCGCCGCGAAAAACGACCCAGCCGAGGAGGAGGGCGAGGACCACCATCACGCCTCCGAGGATCGAGGCGACGAGAACGCTGGGCGACATGGCGGTCAGCTCTCGTCGGGGACCGGGTCCTCGTCTTCGTCGAGGTACGGCACGCGGGGCGGGGCAGAGGCCATCCTCGACTCTGTGTCGTAGGTGCAGCCTGCCGCCAGCACGTGGACGCTCAGGCCGATCAGCGAGACCGGCTCGCCGCGCCGCGCCGAGTCCATCGACGAGTAGATCAGGTCCGACGGGTCCACGACGGTCACCGTGCCGCTCCCGATGACCTCGAACACGTTGTCCGGATGGAGCACGAGCGCGGTGTCCTCGTCGATGCCGACGCCGGTCGCGAACGGGTTGAACGAGACGGCCGTCAGCAGGCGCCCGAGGCGGTCGCGCTGGCGGAAGTGCTGGTCAATGATCAGGCGGTTTGTCAGCCCCATGCCTGGTGCCAGCGTGACGCTCTCGGTGGTGGGCGTGGGGCCGGTGCTGCCGGACGCGATCATGTGCTCCGGGATGACGGCCGCCCCCGCCGACGTGCCCGCGACGACGGCGCCGGAGGCGTTGCGGCGCCGGATCGCCCGCGCCAGCTCGGTCCCGCCCAGGATGGTCGAGAGCCGGAGCTGGTTGCCGCCTGTCATGAAGATGCCCGTGGACCGCTCGACGGCATCGACGGCGCCGGGCACCCGGGCATGGGCTCGCTCGGCGATCTCCAGCACGCGCACCTCGGCCGCGCCGAGGTCCTTGAAGAGCGTCGCGTAGCGGTCGCCCGTGTCGGGCAGCTCCGAGGCGGTCGGGATGACGACGATCCGGGCGTCCGGGCCGCCGGCCAGCGCGAGCACGCGGCGCAGCACGTCGCGCGTGCCGGTCTTCGCCTCAGCCCCGCCGATGGGGACGATGGCGCCGCGCGGAGTGTCGGTCGTGGGGGAAGGCATACGGAAAGAGAAGGTCAGGCGGGAGATTCGAACGTGCCCCAGGCGACCGGCTGGCCGTCGCGGACGTGCCAGCGCCCCCGCGCCATCACGTCGGACGGACGGCCGTCGTCGCCGAGGACGACGAGGTCGGCCTGGAAGCCCTCGGCGAGGTGGCCGACGCCGGGCAGGCGGAGGTGCGCCGCCGGGGTGGCGGTGAAGGGAGGGAGGGCGTTCTCCAGCGGGACCTCGCGGGCGAGGAGGTCCGCCAGCAGGTCGGCCAGGGCGCCCGAGGTGGCGAAGTCCATCCGGACCAGCTCGCCGTCGCGGAAGTGCGGCAGGCACCCACCGCCGTCGGACGAGACGGTCAGCCGCGCCGGGTCGAGGCCGCTGTAGAGGAAGCGGACGATGG from Rubrivirga sp. SAORIC476 includes the following:
- a CDS encoding M24 family metallopeptidase → MRLVLLALVLSASAVQAQISLPEVLPMRERAEVQDRWLADRLETVVPALMRREGIDLWIVSAREYDEDPVIETMLPATWLAARRRTTLVFWDDGDTVERLAVARYDVGPFPRAWDPETQPDQWARVAEIVAERDPQRIGVDRSETFATADGLSSTEYEALWAALPETYRDRLVSAERLAVGWLETRTEAELATYPTIVRLARGILHEGLSGAAITPGVTTTDDLSWWYRDRVRSLGLTAWFHPSVSIQRADAPGTDGDFSGRPDAGTILPGDLLWVDFGISYLGLQTDTQQMAYVLRPGEREAPAGLVAGLAAANRLQDLLTDQFATGRTGNAILAAALDAARAEGLAATIYTHPIGFHGHGAGPTIGLWDQQGGVPGRGDYPLFPNTAHSIELNVAASVPEWGDRVVRFMLEEDAVFDGETVRYLDPRQEALLLIPRP
- a CDS encoding cyanophycinase — translated: MPSPTTDTPRGAIVPIGGAEAKTGTRDVLRRVLALAGGPDARIVVIPTASELPDTGDRYATLFKDLGAAEVRVLEIAERAHARVPGAVDAVERSTGIFMTGGNQLRLSTILGGTELARAIRRRNASGAVVAGTSAGAAVIPEHMIASGSTGPTPTTESVTLAPGMGLTNRLIIDQHFRQRDRLGRLLTAVSFNPFATGVGIDEDTALVLHPDNVFEVIGSGTVTVVDPSDLIYSSMDSARRGEPVSLIGLSVHVLAAGCTYDTESRMASAPPRVPYLDEDEDPVPDES